From the genome of Suricata suricatta isolate VVHF042 chromosome 3, meerkat_22Aug2017_6uvM2_HiC, whole genome shotgun sequence, one region includes:
- the FCMR gene encoding fas apoptotic inhibitory molecule 3, whose amino-acid sequence MDLWLWSLLFLPVAVALRNLPEVKLEGILGSSVTIECPLRQTYVRLYLCREVPEFGVCSTVVSSKNFVKEEYKNRVTLTPYPDENVFLVEVTELTKSDGGVYACGTGTNTDRGKTQLVTLSVHSEYDLFWEDELMPESPRWLNKLLHRQVPPWLQMAAHASSLEFIPKATTPAQRTEAPPATHPSSTTRISHRPRVSRASSVAATKPPTFLPSTTTSKTSTPVGLRRLQTAGYNYHTRLHRQRAFHKGPVSGMEDQGFHILVPTALSLILLTLVGLLVKRAIQRSKGERLGARLGRATPSPHLPVPLGELEAPLPGPAPSAPSAPPQVSEALSLHSPSLKTSCEYVSLYYQPVIKAENSDSDDYVNIPHVSSCPPGPSPWCQ is encoded by the exons TCCGTTACCATTGAATGCCCACTTCGTCAAACGTATGTGAGGTTATATCTGTGCCGGGAAGTGCCTGAATTTGGAGTATGTTCCACCGTGGTGTCCAGCAAGAATTTTGTCAAGGAAGAATACAAGAACCGAGTCACCCTGACGCCATATCCAGATGAGAATGTGTTCCTAGTGGAGGTGACAGAACTGACCAAGAGTGACGGCGGAGTCTATGCCTGTGGGACAGGCACGAACACAGACCGGGGCAAGACCCAGCTAGTCACCCTGAGTGTTCACAGTG AATATGACCTATTCTGGGAAGACGAACTGATGCCTGAATCTCCAAGATGGCTTAATAAACTTCTACATAGGCAGGTGCCCCCTTGGCTCCAGATGGCTGCACATGCCAGTTCTCTCGAATTCATACCTAAAG CTACTACACCAGCTCAAAGGACTGAGGCCCCTCCAGcaacccacccctcctccaccacccGAATCTCTCACCGCCCTCGAGTTTCCAGAGCATCTTCAGTAGCAGCTACCAAGCCCCCAACCTTCCTGCCATCCACCACAACCTCAAAGACCTCAACCCCCGTGGGACTCCGTAGGCTCCAGACGGCCGGCTACAACTACCACACCAGGCTGCACAGGCAGAG agCCTTCCACAAGGGTCCGGTGTCTGGGATGGAAGACCAAGGATTTCACATCCTGGTGCCCACCGCGCTGAGCCTCATCCTGCTGACGCTGGTGGGGCTGTTGGTGAAAAGGGCCATTCAAAGGAGTAAAGGTGAGCGGCTCGGGGCTCGGTTAGGGCGA GCCACACCCTCACCCCATCTCCCTGTGCCCTTAGGTGAGCTGGAGGCGCctctcccaggccctgccccgtCAGCACCCTCTGCCCCGCCGCAG GTATCTGAAGCCCTCTCGCTCCACTCCCCGTCTCTGAAGACCAGCTGTGAATATGTGAGCCTCTACTACCAGCCTGTCATCAAAGCAGAGAACAGTGATTCAGATGACTATGTCAATATTCCTCATGTGTCCAGCTGTCCCCCTGGGCCCAGTCCTTGGTGCCAATGA
- the IL24 gene encoding interleukin-24 — MGFPVPRTVLLCLSLTLLLWSQGPSVQGQEFQFGPCRVEGITLQELWDAFWAIKDIVQAKDNITSVRLLRKEILQNVSDAESCYLIHALLKFYLNTIFKNYHDKAADFRVRKSFSTLANNFVVLLSKLQPSQENKRFSGHDSARRRFLLFQRAFKQLDIEAAQTKALGEVDILLTWMEKFYHL; from the exons ATGGGCTTTCCAGTGCCGAGgactgtcctcctctgcctgagtCTGACCCTACTTCTCTGGAGCCAGGGGCCAAGTGTCCAGGGCCAAGAGTTCCAATTTGGACCCTGCCGAGTGGAGGGAATCACCCTCCAGGAATTGTGGGATGCCTTCTGGGCCATAAAGGACATTGTG CAAGCTAAGGATAACATCACCAGTGTCCGGCTACTACGGAAGGAGATTCTGCAGAATGTCTCG GACGCTGAGAGCTGTTACCTCATCCATGCCCTGCTGAAGTTCTACTTGAATACCATTTTCAAAAACTACCATGATAAGGCAGCTGACTTCAGGGTCCGGAAGTCATTTTCCACTCTGGCCAACAACTTCGTTGTCCTCCTGTCAAAACTACAGCCCAGT CAGGAAAATAAGAGGTTTTCTGGCCATGACAGTGCACGAAGGCGGTTTCTACTATTCCAGAGAGCATTTAAACAG tTGGACATAGAAGCAGCCCAGACCAAAGCCCTTGGAGAAGTGGACATTCTCTTGACCTGGATGGAGAAATTCTACCATCTCTGA